The following proteins come from a genomic window of Salvia hispanica cultivar TCC Black 2014 chromosome 4, UniMelb_Shisp_WGS_1.0, whole genome shotgun sequence:
- the LOC125185217 gene encoding pathogenesis-related protein PR-1 type-like, with amino-acid sequence MKIFLFFLALTTLQGLCLGQNSQQDFLDAHNSARAQVGVGPMTWDESVANFARDYVNSKLGDCDMVHSGNKQYGENLAKGSGDFTGRAAVDSWVGEKANYNYDSNSCAEGEVCGHYTQVVWRNSKRLGCARAQCSDGWWFISCNYAPPGNYPGQRPY; translated from the coding sequence atgaaaatattccTCTTCTTCCTTGCCCTAACAACCTTACAAGGTTTGTGCCTAGGCCAAAACTCACAACAAGACTTCCTCGATGCTCACAATAGCGCCCGGGCTCAAGTCGGTGTGGGCCCCATGACGTGGGACGAAAGCGTGGCGAATTTCGCACGAGACTACGTGAACTCTAAGCTGGGAGACTGCGACATGGTCCACTCTGGCAATAAGCAATACGGTGAGAACCTTGCCAAGGGCTCGGGCGATTTCACTGGCCGTGCAGCCGTGGACTCATGGGTGGGTGAGAAGGCTAACTATAACTACGATTCGAACTCATGTGCTGAAGGCGAGGTGTGTGGCCACTACACTCAAGTGGTGTGGCGCAACTCCAAACGACTAGGCTGCGCTAGGGCTCAGTGCAGCGACGGCTGGTGGTTCATTTCGTGCAACTACGCTCCACCGGGAAACTACCCCGGACAACGTCCGTATTGA
- the LOC125220619 gene encoding uncharacterized protein LOC125220619 — translation MSSDDEFQQLVDREFDELVQEVQREAEEEEAAAAFVRPFYHRRTIWRDHVGAHQRLMEDYFGDNPRYPAEIFRRRFRMSQRLFIHIATTLAQRYRCFTLRNDASGRPGLSTYQKCTAAIRQLAYAGPADMFDEYLQLGETTALTTLRQFCNCIQAIFGPEYLRKPNADECQRLIDMHGRVHNFPGMLGSIDCMHWEWRNCPVAWKGQFTSGFKGRHPTMILEAVADYRLRIWHAYFGVAGSNNDINVLDSSHLFNDECQGEGPTVRFMANGTQYNRAYYLADGIYPRWPVFVKTIRQPVGPKQSYFAAKQESARKDVERAFGVLQARWAILRCPVRQWHENDVASIMYACIILHNMIIEDEGYSAENWAPEEGASTSHGVATAPLQMGVPRSNAYLIQRFADMRRETSHTTLQADMVEEVWNRRGGGGRA, via the coding sequence atgagttcCGACGATGAGTTCCAACAATTGGTGGATAGGGAGTTCGATGAACTCGTTCAAGAGGTGCAACGGGAAGcagaagaggaggaggcggcggcggcgttcGTTCGCCCGTTCTATCATCGGCGGACCATCTGGCGTGACCATGTCGGGGCACACCAGCGGTTGATGGAAGACTACTTTGGCGATAACCCCCGTTACCCAGCAGAGATTTTCCGTCGCCGCTTCAGAATGTCGCAACGGCTATTCATCCATATAGCGACTACATTGGCGCAGCGGTACAGGTGCTTCACATTGCGCAATGATGCTAGCGGCCGACCCGGGTTGTCGACATATCAGAAGTGTACCGCTGCAATTAGGCAGCTTGCCTATGCCGGACCCgctgatatgttcgacgaatacctacaGTTGGGTGAAACAACTGCCCTAACGACGCTGAGGCAGTTTTGTAATTGTATCCAGGCCATCTTCGGTCCGGAGTATCTACGGAAGCCAAATGCCGATGAGTGCCAGAGATTGATAGATATGCACGGGAGAGTGCATAATTTTCCGgggatgttgggcagcatCGATTGCATGCACTGGGAGTGGAGGAACTGCCCGGTTGCTTGGAAGGGGCAGTTCACATCTGGATTCAAAGGGAGACACCCAACAATGATACTGGAAGCTGTTGCTGACTACCGATTGCGAATCtggcatgcatattttggTGTCGcagggtcgaacaacgacatcaacgtacTGGAttcgtctcatctcttcaatGATGAGTGTCAGGGTGAGGGTCCGACGGTCAGATTCATGGCCAACGGGACGCAGTACAACAGGGCATACTACTTAGccgatgggatataccctcgttGGCCCGTGTTTGTCAAGACGATCCGGCAGCCGGTTGGGCCGAAACAATCCTATTTCGCGGCCAAACAAGAGAGTGCTAGGAAGGATGTTGAGCGTGCTTTTGGTGTCCTCCAAGCGCGATGGGCCATTCTACGGTGCCCGGTTCGACAATGGCACGAAAATGATGTCGCCTccatcatgtatgcatgtatcatattgcacaatatgataatagagGACGAAGGATATTCTGCAGAGAACTGGGCACCGGAAGAGGGTGCAAGTACGAGTCACGGTGTTGCAACCGCCCCACTGCAGATGGGTGTACCGCGTAGTAATGCATACTTGATCCAACGGTTCGCCGATATGCGGAGGGAAACATCACATACGACACTGCAGGCTGATATGGTCGAAGAGGTTTGGAATCGTAGGGGAGGAGGGGGTAGAGCGTGA
- the LOC125223589 gene encoding pathogenesis-related leaf protein 6-like, protein MKIFLFFLALTTLQGLCLGQNSPQDFLDAHNSARAQVGVGPMTWDESVASFARNYVNSKLGDCNMVHSGNGQYGENLAKGSGDFTGRAAVNLWVGEKANYNYGSNSCVGGECLHYTQVVWRNSNRLGCARARCNNGWWFISCNYAPPGNYAGQRPY, encoded by the coding sequence atgaaaatattccTCTTTTTCCTTGCCCTAACAACCCTACAAGGTTTGTGCCTAGGCCAAAACTCACCACAAGACTTCCTCGATGCTCACAATAGTGCACGGGCTCAAGTCGGTGTGGGGCCCATGACATGGGACGAAAGTGTGGCGAGTTTCGCACGAAACTACGTGAACTCTAAGCTGGGAGACTGCAACATGGTCCACTCTGGCAATGGGCAATACGGTGAGAACCTTGCCAAGGGCTCGGGTGATTTCACCGGCCGTGCGGCTGTGAACTTGTGGGTGGGTGAGAAGGCTAACTACAACTACGGTTCGAACTCATGTGTTGGTGGGGAGTGCCTCCACTACACTCAGGTGGTGTGGCGCAACTCCAACCGACTAGGTTGCGCTAGGGCACGGTGCAACAATGGGTGGTGGTTCATTTCGTGCAACTATGCCCCACCGGGCAACTACGCCGGACAACGTCCGTATTGA
- the LOC125218915 gene encoding protein trichome birefringence-like 13, whose product MAARAPHHSSKKLVPSNSSLAPRALISLLCAISLYFCFSLFRRDAPPPPPLFHPAVPAKSSGSCNYSGGRWIYDQSIRSPPRYDHTCKEIFKGWNCIAGNKSNAVDILRWRWKPRGCDLPPFDPWRFLEQFRDTSIGFVGDSLNRNMFVSLFCALRKVSAEVKKWRPAGADRGFTFLKYNLTIAYHRTNLLARYGRWSGGTSGVLESLGYKDGYRIDVDMPDGSWAAAPHFHDILIFNTGHWWWAPSKFDPLKTPMLFFEKGVPVTPPLTPNAGLDMVLRHMVSFVEMNARKNAILFFRTQSPRHFEGGNWDQGGSCPRVQPLAPREVEQLFSIENNGTNVETRLVNGHLYRALEGSKFQILEITRMSEFRADAHPSTAGGKRHDDCMHWCLPGLTDTWNDLFIAHLNNIKVRN is encoded by the exons ATGGCCGCTAGAGCACCGCATCACAGCTCGAAGAAGCTCGTTCCTTCCAATTCCTCACTCGCACCCCGCGCTCTTATCTCTCTCCTCTGCGCCATCTCTCTCTACTTCTGCTTCTCTCTCTTCCGGAGGGATGCGCCGCCACCACCGCCGTTATTCCATCCAGCGGTGCCTGCGAAGAGCAGTGGTAGCTGCAACTACTCGGGAGGGCGCTGGATCTATGATCAATCAATCAGATCTCCTCCGCGCTACGATCACACGTGCAAGGAGATATTCAAAGGATGGAATTGCATCGCAGGTAACAAATCGAACGCCGTCGACATCCTCAGGTGGCGGTGGAAACCTCGCGGCTGCGATCTGCCTCCGTTTGATCCGTGGAGATTCCTCGAGCAATTCAGAGACACAAGCATTG GATTTGTTGGAGACTCCTTGAATAGGAACATgtttgtttctcttttttgtGCATTGAGAAAAGTTTCTGCCGAGGTGAAAAAGTGGCGGCCTGCTGGAGCTGATCGCGGTTTTACGTTCCTTAAGTACAACCTAACTATTGCATATCACCGGACGAATCTTCTGGCTCGATATGGTAG GTGGTCAGGCGGTACCAGTGGTGTACTGGAGTCACTTGGTTATAAGGATGGCTATAGAATTGATGTTGATATGCCAGATGGGAGTTGGGCTGCGGCTCCACATTTCCACGACATACTCATTTTCAATACAGGGCACTG GTGGTGGGCTCCTTCAAAGTTTGATCCTTTGAAAACACCGATGCTCTTCTTTGAGAAGGGAGTACCTGTGACTCCTCCACTTACACCTAATGCTGGGCTTGATATGGTGTTACGACACATG GTATCTTTTGTGGAAATGAATGCACGCAAAAATGCTATTCTTTTCTTTCGAACACAATCACCAAGGCATTTTGAAGGAGGTAATTGGGACCAAGGTGGTTCATGTCCTCGAGTACAGCCTCTAGCACCGCGAGAA GTCGAACAACTTTTCTCTATTGAGAACAACGGAACAAATGTAGAGACACGGCTTGTAAACGGGCATCTATACAGGGCCCTTGAAGGttcaaaattccaaatattggAGATAACCCGAATGAGTGAGTTCAGAGCTGATGCCCATCCATCCACTGCTGGTGGGAAAAGACACGACGATTGCATGCACTGGTGCTTACCGGGACTCACCGATACTTGGAATGACTTGTTCATAGCACACTTGAACAACATCAAAGTTAGGAATTGA
- the LOC125217651 gene encoding probable pectin methylesterase CGR3, which yields MASRRPNASRRFADSGVPFMGALHHKSRPSPLLSIGLVVVGALLIVGYMYHGSGGRSSDIAALNRLEGGVSCTAELQRLIPILKKSYGDSMRKVLHVGPETCSVVSQILKEEDTEAWGVEPYELDDADANCKSLVSKGVVRVADIKFPLPYKPKSFSLVVVSDALDYLSPKYLNKTVPDLARVASDGLVILSGYPGHQRAKLAELSKFGRPAKFRSSSWWIRFFIQTSLEENEAAHKKFEQAVMKQSYKPGCQVFHLKPLQ from the exons ATGGCGTCAAGGAGACCCAATGCTTCCCGCCGCTTTGCAGACAGTGGTGTTCCCTTCATGGGCGCATTGCATCACAAGTCTCGTCCATCTCCTCTATTATCTATAGGACTCGTTGTGGTG GGAGCACTGCTCATTGTTGGGTATATGTATCATGGTTCAG GTGGCAGGAGTAGTGATATTGCTGCTTTGAATCGACTTGAGG GTGGGGTTTCCTGTACTGCAGAACTTCAAAGATTGATACCTATCCTTAAGAAATCATATGGTGACAGCATGCGGAAGGTACTACATGTAGGCCCGGAAACCTGCTCAGTCGTCtctcaaatattaaaagaagAGGACACTGAAGCCTGGGGTGTAGAGCCATATGAATTAGACGATGCTGATGCCAACTGCAAGAGTCTTGTGAGCAAGGGCGTTGTACGTGTAGCTGATATTAAGTTTCCCCTCCCGTACAAGCCCAAGTCATTTTCTCTCGTGGTTGTCTCAGATGCATTGGATTACCTGTCACCGAAATATCTTAATAAGACTGTCCCAGATTTAGCACGGGTGGCATCTGATGGCTTAGTTATATTATCTG GTTATCCAGGCCATCAAAGAGCTAAATTGGCAGAGCTGTCCAAATTCGGACGTCCT GCCAAGTTCCGGAGCTCATCATGGTGGATTAGGTTTTTCATCCAAACCAGCTTAGAAGAGAATGAAGCTGCACACAAGAAATTCGAACAGGCGGTGATGAAGCAATCTTACAAGCCTGGCTGCCAAGTTTTCCACCTTAAACCCTTGCAGTGA